aaaacgtataattaaatatattcatgttgatggacatttagTCTCAAAATCTAAAGTTGATCTTTATTTTAATCTCCAGAGATCACCACGGTGCTGGAGACACTTTAAgacagggctgggcaattaatttctacaggggccacTTGCAAAATCTGAAttgtgttggaggccaaaccaaactATAACTTtaacgtaattctgctcaatattcattttctcccattgtaaaaagcagtaaattatacatgttgataagctgctactggtaatcagaaacataagaatattctgtaaatatctgtttaaatttatgagttttgctgtaggttgaagaggaaaatgaaacacaatcgatctgtagttttggattaAACACactggaatgttggaaactttgtcctctttggaaaacgtcagtggaccaagaagtgaccatgtagctacatgaattattttctgtatctcaataaagctcaataaatgttgaaccctttaagacctgaatgtccgtctgcccacaaagagaagcctgctgtatttgaattaccgtaactccccgatggatgatattcaagttgcgctttctagaaaaaacgctgccattacggtaatgatgacgctgtggctgcaggttggagagcaacgatcacggagcctcagtaagagagacttgtttggaggaatttgttggtaaaaacaaagttagttatacccttgagatgtcacgaaggtctttctggcaaaagcacaactaaccagtgttcactcacaatgaatattatcaatagaaccaaaccactgtgacttacagTAATTTATAATTAgacgctttgacggatgccagcgatccgttcaggctttggAGGGTTAATAGATGACAAGAAGCCACGTCTCCAACACATGAATCATCCAATCAGCTGAGGCCGGTAAGAGGAAGGAACCAGGAAacagtctcctctgactctgactgaagGCGTTGACCAACAACAAGTACACAATGTTCACATTAGACAAGTAGAAACTCTTCCTGATAAAATGCATTGTGGGATACCTGGCAGTACAAAGTACACACTAGATACCTCCTGATCCGTCCTGGTTAAAGCAGCCGGGACAAGAACACATCCAGGTGGTTCCTGATCAGATGGGACTTTGAACTGAACAAAACTTTAACACAAGAACTGAAGCTGATGAACTCCTGTGTCTCTGCTACAGGTCAGACTGGTTTCAAAGTCACTCTGATGAGTTTTTACAACTAATGAGGGACAACGAGCAGCTTCTTCTCAACACATGAATCTGGAAAGTGTCTGGAAGTCGAACTGAGGTGAGAAACCTAACAATGTTTAActggatcactctgatcatgttgtgttgtacatttacacttcaaatgtttcctgatGCTGATTTCAAATATCTATCAGATACTACCAGGTATTATTCCAGAGTTTACCTTTAATCTGTCAACCAGAGACAGTTTGACAAGTCTCAAATATCTTAAACAACCTTTAAAAACGTCGTCgtgttgaaagtgaaagtgaaacttaTGGTTCAGGAGTTTAGTTGTGTCTGAGTCACGTGTTCTCATCAACGCTGCTACACATCCAGGAAGTCACATGATCAACAAAACcatgaagagaaataaagataaagacacAACCTGATTTATTGTCACCACtgttaaaccaataaaagactTTCTGGTTCAGCTGTGGAACCACAATAATCTGGATCCACattagaacaaataaacatcTGTCCCAAGAAAACTTCAATCATTTTAGAGTTTCAATCACATCAGAGTCATAACCATTTctacatatttatttcatttaaaattggattttaaatgtgttattttgactctgtaaagacaatttaaaggttttaaagttaatattttgaTTGTAACAGATGTGAGTCACTGAAAACTTACAGATGAAACACAATTATTATATTGTAACATTCTGGATTCATTAGTTTCTATTTAAGGTAAATATGTCATGGATGTACAGATTCCAAACTTccaccattttaaaatataacagagtAGAAAGTATTGAGAGGCCTTCACTATCTGAAGACTTTACTGTGTTGTAGGTTTCATCTTAAATGGTTCTAATGGTCTCTTCCAGTTTGGCTCTGAGTGTCTAAGTGTCAGTGTAGAGTGTGAAGACACTCCAGTGTtgtcttgtctctttgtttggGCTCATTGTGGAGCTGAAAGGTGAACCATGGTCCCAGTCTCAGGTTTTCTTCAAGGACATCTCTGTATTTGGCTGAATTCATCCCTCTTTCACTTCTGACCAGTCTCCCATAGCATGATGCTGAGAATCAGCCCCACAGCATCACTATGAAGGATGTGACTGACAGAAATGATTCTTCCATTTCCAGGATTGATTGTTGTCTCTTAGAGAGCCTTTATAATGTAGCATGTGATGACTGGTTCAGAGCTGTTTCTAAGGAACATGTCagcttgttaaaatgtgtgtcctgtgtttaaAGGAAGACCAAAGACTCTCCTGTATCCAGCTGTGTCCATGGAGACTGAGCGGTCTAAGGCTCCACCTGTTGACTCCAAACATGGACAGCAGTCTGCTGATCCAGGGTAAGAAATCTAAACTGATGCTTCGTGAAGTATTGAACACATTCTAGCAGCAGGAGACATGAAgatcattcatccatcagatGGTGTTTCTATCATCCTCCTGTGTCAACTCATTTGTTCTGTGAAGGCTTCTAGTTGTTGGCTCTTGGTTTGGACCCAGGTGTCATCCACATAACTGAAGCAGGTGTTGTTCTCTTGAAGGAGCTCAATGCTCTgctttccacttcctccatgtagagactGACCACAGTGGGTGACACTGGAGAACACATGACACAGCCATGTTTGATGTGGAGAAAGCCTCATTGTATCTGAAGGATGTGGTAGTTAGACGGAGGTCAAGCAGGACACATATCTGATGAGAGGTGGACTTGGTTCCATTCTTAAAAGTCATGTCTTCTTTCTGGAAAGAATCCCTGGAGTAGACTACATACTGGAAACTAATCTCCTCATCCAAAACCTGGTCCTCAGCAGACACTATGAACAGTATCTAGAGCTGGAAAATACTCCTTCATGTTTCCTGAAGCTTGTCCTGTTATTTGAATTCAACATTAAACATtgtatttacatattatatcctgtgtttggaggaggatccttcaacagaaacatgattctcctgaacacagctgtgtgtccatgaagagcGACTGGTCTATGAAAGAACCTGTTACCTTCAAAGATGGACACCAGTCTGATGATCCAGGGTGAGACAAACAGCAtttatctgaacaaacaaagggcttcacatcaaaacatttaacattaaaactgaagaatCCAGAAAAATTACTCAGAATGTTAATCCAGGTTGTGTTTAAACAGGATCCATCAGCAAAGACCAGATCCCTCTGGAATCACagctgtgtccatgaagagtgactggtctaTGGATGGACCTATTAACTTCAAAGATGGACAGAAGTCAGCTGATCCAGGGTCAGAATGAACACAGATCTATTCATCATTATTCAGTTGTGTTGATTAGTCTGTCATGTTTTAGTCCAGAGTTTATCTGTAGTTTAGTTTCCTCTGTTAAACACCACATTCAGTCTTCAGAGCAGCGTTTGTTGTTCTCATCTTGTGTTTGTGGcatcaataaaatgatgatcATCACCAAAGTGTGTATGTTAAAGAAGTGAGTTTGAATGAaagatgtttctccacagacttCAGCAGCAGATCTCAGTGGTTTCAAGTCATcagtctgagcagcagcatcacaaagacCTGGACTCCATATTCATGGTGAGGAAATGTTCAATCACAGCTGCTACTGCTAACCTCAACAAGCACAAACTACCATTCTGCTTGGAGAAGTCTTCATGTTGCATGCTGACCACAAGCAGCCTTTCACATCAACGTGACTggagattattattctgttccagctgctggaggagaacatggtcagttttatgaagaaggagctgaagaagatccagaaggttgtgagtccagattacccagaatgctcagagagtcagagggaggatgaggaggtgttggagggtgaggatgaagaacagaggaggagcagcagagatttattggtgaagatgacagtgaacttcctgaggagaatgaagcaggaggagctggctgactgtctgcagagcagtaagaggatttaacagctttaactggatggaaagaggaatggaggaaacatgggacAAGTTTACATTTCTACACTCTGATGTTAATATGATGCAAACATCTGAATCAGATCTATGAATTCTACTGGactgaaaacagtcacatgtaaatgttattaaaatgaatgagttcactgattaattacatttcttgtttgttcaggaactgttgctgcagagtgtggacgtaaagttaaatctagtctgaaggagaagttccagtgtgtgtttgaggggattgctaaagctggaaactcaacccttctgaatgagatctacacagagctctacatcacagagggagggactgcagaggtcaatgatgaacatgaggttagacagattgaaacagcatccaggaaaccacacagaccagaaacaagcatcagacaagaagacctctttaaagcctcacctggaagacatggaccaatcagaagagtgatgacaaagggagtggctggcattgggaaaacagtcttaacacagaagttcactctggactgggctgaagacaaagccaaccaggacatcctcttcatatttccattgactttcagagagctgaatgtggtgaaagagagaaagttcagcttggtggaacttgttcatcacttcttcactgaaaccaaagaagcaggaatctgcagctttgaagacttccaggttgtgttcatctttgacggtctggatgagtgtcgacttcctctggacttccacaagactgagatcctgactgatgttacagagtccacctcagtggatgtgctgctgacaaacctcatcagggggaaactgcttccctctgctcgcctctggataaccacacgacctgcagcagccaatcagatccctcctgagtgtgttgacatggtgacagaggtcagagggttcactgacccccagaaggaggagtacttcaggaagaggttcaaaAAgaaggccagcagcatcatctcccacatcaagacatcacgaagcctccacatcatgtgtcacatcccagtcttctgctggatcactgctacagttctggaggatgtgttggaaaccagagagggaggagagctgcccaagaccctgactgagatgtacatccattacctggtggttcaggccaaagtcaagaaggtcaagtatgatggaggagctgagacagatccactctggagtccagagagcaggaagatgattgagtctctgggaaaactagcttttgatcagctgcagaaaggaaacctgatcttctatgaatcagacctgacagagtgtggcatcgatatcagagcagcctcagtgtactcaggagtgttcacacagatctttaaagaggagagaggcctgtaccaggacaaggtgttctgcttcgtccatctgagcgttcaggagtttctggctgctcttcatgtccatctgaccttcatcaactctggagtcaacctgatggaagaacaacaaactacataTCTGAGGTTTAAACTCTCTGTAAACAAACCTAAACTACGAcgtctccatcagagtgctgtggacaaggccttacagagtccaaatggacacctggacttgttcctccgcttcctcctgggtctttcactgcagaccaatcagactctcctacgaggcctgctgacacagacaggaagtagctcacagaccaatcaggaaacagtccagtacatcaagcAGAAGATCAGGaagaatgtgtctgcagagagaagcatcaatctgttccactgtctgaatgaactgaatgatggttctctagtggaggagatccaacagtccctgagatcaggaagtctctccacagataaactgtctcctgctcagtggtcagctctggtcttcatcttactgtcatcaggagaagatctggatgagtttgacctgaagaaatactgtgcttcagaggaggctcttctgaggctgctgccagtgatcaaagcctccaacaaagctctgtaggtGGATTTAGGaactatttaaaacatgtttcatttagtaaatgacaaataaaacatttgatgttgattcttcttcaggctgagcagttgtaacctctcagagataagctgtgaagctctgtcctcagttctcagctaccagtcctccagtctgagagagctggacctgagtaacaacaacctgcaggattcaggagtgaagctgctgtctgctggactggagagtcctcactgtaaactggaaactctcaggtcaggatACAGCTGCTTGTTGATCAGTTAAATCCTGATTTAGGTTCATGTTGGTACAAGTTCAACATGTGGaggattttccttcttcttcttgagtttctgatatgtttctatctccagtctgtcaggttgtttgatcacagaggaaggatgttcttctctggcctcagctctgaactccaacccctcccatctgagagagctggacctgagctacaaccatccaggagacaagggagtgaagctgctgtctgctggactggaggatcCACTATGGAGACTGGACACTCTCAGGTTGGTATGAACCTTGTTATTCAtatgttcatattcatgttGCATCTAAATTGTCTAAAGACtgagaggaggaacaagataaTACAAACATCTGATGAAGCATCAACGTGATACAAACAAGAGAACGAGATATATGTGATGGATGTTACATGAGATGTTGTTTAAGCAATATTACCCTCGAGCGTGTGCTTTAACGTCATTTTGAGGACGACGGTGATGCGTTCAGGACCGAGGGGCCTGCgcaattatacaacaattaccaacaaaataaagcgtataattaaatttatattcatgttgatggacattttgtctcaaaatttaaagttttttttgagTGTTGTTCCCGTTTCCATGTAAATAAATGGGGCCTGACTAATACCTGGAAAACAATCAGTCACAGCATTAGACtcctatgtgtaatggaacAGTTTACTACTCCAGGAAGTAGCCCGAGCCTTAGTAACGACCTAGCAACGGAGAAACTTTCTAGTCCCGTCAAAGTTTATGGAGATGGTGGAGTTgcccaaactgaataaatagcgCACATATAAACACTAAACTGCTTGGTTAGTTTAGTCTTGTAGTGACTAACATGTCTGCTGTAAAATCTATGTTTACATAGACAGACTGGGCTCCtagtttcacatttattttgaagcctgCGTCGTATCAGGGACTCACTGGAACAGCTGATGATCccaacatttccagtaactccACAGAGTGGTAAAgtccaaaagtcaaaatgtattGAACAAAGATCGATGGAATAATTtccaacatgaacatcatgttTCTATCTGAGGGAATATTCCTCTTCAGTCCATATTAGTCCACCTTTAGCCTgtagaaatattttctctgcgcTCACTGAACTGTTTGATCTCCGACGTGAGGAACAAATGAGTTACACCTGAATTAACAAGGCGGTCTAACAGAAGATTTATTAAAGAAAGCTGAAGTAGTAAACTCAGACTTATGACTTTATTGAAGTTGACTTCCAGTGGACTTATtcctatttatttacatgttatagACGTGACAATGTGGAGATGGCGGAgtgatatttttagtgatgagtcagccgtgctgtaacgctgatttgagcacgttctaaatgtctcattgaccaatcagattgcttggtcagaactacttgttgtataatatTGAATAAAGTGGAGCTGCCAATAGAGGAACCATTGAAAATAATTAGTGTAGAAACATTTGTTGGGTAAACAGTGACCTCATAAAGTTTCTCTTATGAGGATTAACAGCAGCATAGGGACATTCAACTCTTAGTGACAGTTGTTCCATCACAGGTGAATTAGCTGCTATAATGTTTGAATAATAgaatcataggcaggttggaggatgaagcattcaggtaggagtggataactgcaggtcatgaagactgggcaggttgatgagaccaggaccatAGATGAGTtgtatggagctccacaggtcagaaacatgaagaagatgTGAGAGGATATGGCCctggtgcatcatgggaagtcccCCAGCAGCTTAGACCTATAGCAACATAACTACAGGATGGTTGTGGGTCACCTGAAGATAGAGAGTCTCTGAGGAGTTGAGGACTGAACACAATAACTTTGGTTTGTCTGAGTTTACAAGTAGAAAACTACAAGTTATCCAAGACTTTACTCATTCAAGTCACGCTTGGAGTTTGACCAACTGATCTGTTTCCTCTGGCCTCATGGATCATTTAGCTGGGTTTCATTGTTGAAGTGAAGTTCTCACATTCTTCACTTGTGAATCAGAACCATGTTTTGATACAATAGAATCAAATCATTTCAGGtgaacagacatttttttatcctttttaacGTGACAGAGATTTTACACTGAGGTCCTCAGAGGATGAaacctcctccatcatcatcattgagAAATATTTCAACAACTACAGATGGATGGatcactgtaaaaataatacaaaaagaTAACAGTTCATAGAGAATAATCTTCGTTCATCTCAGTGATTCCCTAAATCTAATGTCCTCCATCACCAGATCAACCTTTCTACTAAACCAACTTCTTTTGGGGACTGATGTTGGATGAAAatcattgtttgtgtgtttgttcctccagGATGGACCATGGTGGAGAGCAGTGGTTAAAACCTGGTCTGATGAAGTGTAAGTTTGACTAATGATGACAAACTGtcagtttaaaatcaaagctgatagttgtggtatttattcatttaatcatcACTGACAAGAGAATCCTGATCTAAAGTTTCACCATTAAACTTTCTATGAATGAACAACAGATCAGTgagtaaagaaagaataaatccatcagatgtgtcacatgataaactgcagctgtgttgtgtctttttctctccatcagatttCTGTGAACTTGAAGTCGACACAAACTCAATCAATAGATACCTCAAACTATCtaacaacaacaggaaggtgacacatgtggaggaggagcagccatatcctgatcatccagacagatttaaCTGTTATCAGCTGCTGTGTAGAAATATTGTGACTGGtcgatgttactgggaggttgaGTGGAGAGGAGTGGTTCATATGTCAGTGAGTTACAGAGGAatcagaaggagaggagacatAAATGACTGTTTGTTTGGATTCAATGATCAGTCCTGGAGTCTGTTCTGCTCTGATCATGATGGTTACTATGTCCGTCACAATAACAGAGAAACATCCATCCCctcgtcctctgtctctcacagaGTCTCAGTGTATGTGGACTGTCCTGCTGgaactctgtccttctacagagtctcctctaacaaactgatccacctccacaccttcaacaccacattcactcaACCTCTCTATCCTGGATTTAGAGTCTGGTTTACTggttcctcagtgtctctgtgttctctgtaggaaggaaggagagtctTTAAAGTGACAGCAGCTTCAACTCTGCTTTAAATGTTGATGGTGGATTCTCTTTGGTTCACAGATGAATCACTGACTGTGATTTCATGTCAGAATATGTTTCATCTTAGAAGTAGTGAAATAATCTCCTAACATGTGGATTTTGATGCTAACGTGTATCTGGATAATCCTGGACTGATGGAAGTGAATATTATTTGTTAAgatgtgttttactgtgtgctgtgtc
This window of the Mugil cephalus isolate CIBA_MC_2020 chromosome 16, CIBA_Mcephalus_1.1, whole genome shotgun sequence genome carries:
- the LOC125022379 gene encoding NACHT, LRR and PYD domains-containing protein 12-like yields the protein METERSKAPPVDSKHGQQSADPGRILQQKHDSPEHSCVSMKSDWSMKEPVTFKDGHQSDDPGIHQQRPDPSGITAVSMKSDWSMDGPINFKDGQKSADPGLQQQISVVSSHQSEQQHHKDLDSIFMLLEENMVSFMKKELKKIQKVVSPDYPECSESQREDEEVLEGEDEEQRRSSRDLLVKMTVNFLRRMKQEELADCLQSRTVAAECGRKVKSSLKEKFQCVFEGIAKAGNSTLLNEIYTELYITEGGTAEVNDEHEVRQIETASRKPHRPETSIRQEDLFKASPGRHGPIRRVMTKGVAGIGKTVLTQKFTLDWAEDKANQDILFIFPLTFRELNVVKERKFSLVELVHHFFTETKEAGICSFEDFQVVFIFDGLDECRLPLDFHKTEILTDVTESTSVDVLLTNLIRGKLLPSARLWITTRPAAANQIPPECVDMVTEVRGFTDPQKEEYFRKRFKKKASSIISHIKTSRSLHIMCHIPVFCWITATVLEDVLETREGGELPKTLTEMYIHYLVVQAKVKKVKYDGGAETDPLWSPESRKMIESLGKLAFDQLQKGNLIFYESDLTECGIDIRAASVYSGVFTQIFKEERGLYQDKVFCFVHLSVQEFLAALHVHLTFINSGVNLMEEQQTTYLRFKLSVNKPKLRRLHQSAVDKALQSPNGHLDLFLRFLLGLSLQTNQTLLRGLLTQTGSSSQTNQETVQYIKQKIRKNVSAERSINLFHCLNELNDGSLVEEIQQSLRSGSLSTDKLSPAQWSALVFILLSSGEDLDEFDLKKYCASEEALLRLLPVIKASNKALLSSCNLSEISCEALSSVLSYQSSSLRELDLSNNNLQDSGVKLLSAGLESPHCKLETLSLSGCLITEEGCSSLASALNSNPSHLRELDLSYNHPGDKGVKLLSAGLEDPLWRLDTLRMDHGGEQWLKPGLMKYFCELEVDTNSINRYLKLSNNNRKVTHVEEEQPYPDHPDRFNCYQLLCRNIVTGRCYWEVEWRGVVHMSVSYRGIRRRGDINDCLFGFNDQSWSLFCSDHDGYYVRHNNRETSIPSSSVSHRVSVYVDCPAGTLSFYRVSSNKLIHLHTFNTTFTQPLYPGFRVWFTGSSVSLCSL